A genomic window from Lotus japonicus ecotype B-129 chromosome 1, LjGifu_v1.2 includes:
- the LOC130729351 gene encoding chromatin modification-related protein EAF1 B-like isoform X5, whose amino-acid sequence MHGCNSGFAFAVNAEVDSMGGVVDGGVGIGLKTSPCRAAVEEKAQGDIRQEYSIRDDRRRELEFLEKGGNPLDYKLGNAASVSVQSTSLTDQHQELFVNSEAKGSFVLTASPHGDSVDSSVRPGAPSISEPNTADNLLLFDGENELAQGEKRSMHSKKRYNIAPSEQSSQIGGSQNAKETEDSAIVRPYARRNRSRPNHGPRGGSRDVKGLLSDTNKHKDYHVPSGSKPKPSSLNGEIHIKDPTSNSPLNNELVGVRAHQSKSGSASVTEDKLGAMLNRNFKGNQHIVPSQDDTVQNPLVLASGDASAVGERDPGSSGDLKPPSCVVSALPGNESCPGLSNGFGNIKLDRRGVPDEGQNNSTSLGVKNFDSVSSCVPTSFAGDVNNESSICTSRSKADANGSTMEQTPEFEKKLNSIGCEVVKERSKTNTGESGATINNERASGYFNRFDGDNMVKSEEDIHIVSSCMQKKLNDFSNIKGMHPSNSCSISKDGKEENVVMKDHSNPIRGETCERLQVPSDLFTSATPRTALTENVTTAASDCQPSCKQPLKLADKAHEDSILEEAHIIEVKRKRISELSIRTLPSQIHHKSHWDFVLEEMAWLANDFAQERLWKIAAAAQLSHQASSASRLRFEKQSKHVGMKILSHSIAKAVMQFWHSVELLLVRDNNCIGSSNESGQVDSNEASGDKTRSSDMLQESSKLLEGQNPKKRAALKVHAYALRFLKDSRSHGISSQAEAPATPDKISDSGIVDMSWEDHLSDESLFYTVPPTAMETYRKSIESHFTQCEKSFSSIQEEVETSMYDTAAEHGYEELVYDEDEGETSTYYLPGVYEGSRLSKSGQKKHKNRIKSYTHRSNEVGTDLPYLHYQTGTQPSSLFGKRPASLNVGTIPTKRMRTASRQRVVSPFAVGTGTIHAQAKIDAASSGDTNSFQDDQSTLNVGSQLQKSMEVESVGDFEKQLPYDCGETSVKTKKKKSKNPATAYDHGWQLDSVVLSDQDYPKKRLDSHHFESNGNSAASQMSNMSNPNKFIRIISGRDRGKKAKALKISAGQTGSGSPWSLFEDQALVVLVHDMGPNWELVSDAINSTLQFKCIFRKPKECKDRHKILMDKSGGDGADSADDSGSSQSYPSTLPGIPKGSARQLFQRLQGPLEEETLRSHFDKIIKIGLKNGYHRNQNDNQDLKQLTPVHNSHVIALSQVCPNNLNGGVLTPLDLCDTNATSSDVLSLGYQGSHAGSLALSNHGSVPSVLPSSGLNSSNPPPSGMGLGNNLSTQSGPMAASVRDSRYGVPRTVPLSVDEQQRLQQYNQMISNRNMQQSSMPVPGSLSGSDRGVRMLPAGNGMGLMGGINRSIAMPRPGFQGIASSSMISSGSMLSSSMVGMPSPVNIHSGVGAGQGNSTLRPRDTAHMMRVTQGNSQGIPAFSGMSSAFNSQTTPPPVQPYPGHGQQPHQQSHISNHHPHLQGPNHATNSQQAYAIRLAKERQLQQQQQRYLQHQQQQQQLAASNALMPQVQAQTQLPISSPQQNSSQAQPQNSSQQVSLSPATPSSPLTPMSSQHQQQKHHLPQPGFSRNPGSSALTSQAVKQRPRQPQQRQYQQPARQHPQHAQSQHQAKLLKGIGRGNMSIHQNSSADPSPLNGISVAPGSQTVEKGDQIMQMMQGQNYSGSGLNPNQPSKPLGPAHSSNHSQLQQKHHSVPTSTSSKQLQPVVSTPESNNQLQVSSVTSGHKASPPQPAVASSHRQLQLQYQQQPKEINQSKTNVQRMLQQNCQGHSESSSMSQSDSPKADQKPGNSSCQVGTSTAVSRGCVDSASKLTVVSTVSSQWKTSEPPFDSRMPNQVTQVSSPIGSSSGNEPPTIGQGLSPRQPSSSSSSHAHNSGLQWPQKPLPLQRQSSSQPIISHSQPPEHQQQEQEQHSPEDAALQHQPQQQVQHLQPGKSSLLIHPPNSEVE is encoded by the exons ATGCATGGATGTAACTCAGGATTCGCTTTCGCTGTAAATGCTGAGGTTGATTCCATGGGAGGTGTTGTTGACGGCGGAGTTGGTATAGGGTTGAAAACCTCTCCGTGCAGAGCAGCAGTTGAGGAGAAGGCTCAAGGAGACATCAG GCAGGAGTATAGCATTCGTGACGATAGAAGAAGGGAGCTAGAGTTTCTTGAAAAA GGTGGGAATCCTCTGGACTATAAGTTAGGGAATGCTGCTTCAGTTAGTGTTCAGTCTACTTCACTCACTGATCAGCATCAAGAGCTGTTTGTGAACAG TGAAGCAAAAGGTAGTTTTGTGTTGACTGCCTCCCCTCACGGTGACTCTGTCGACAGTAGTGTCAGACCAGGGGCTCCTTCTATTAGCGAACCAAATACTGCTGATAATCTCTTACTTTTTGATGGTGAGAATGAGTTGGCTCAAGGTGAAAAGAGGTCCATGCATTCGAAAAAAAGGTATAATATTGCTCCATCCGAACAGTCTTCTCAAATTGGTGGGAGTCAAAATGCAAAAGAGACTGAAGATTCTGCTATTGTCCGCCCATATGCGCGAAGGAACAGGTCCCGACCAAATCATGGTCCTCGGGGGGGTTCAAGGGATGTGAAGGGATTATTATCTGATACTAACAAACATAAGGATTACCATGTGCCATCTGGTTCTAAGCCAAAACCTTCTAGTTTAAATGGTGAGATACATATTAAAGATCCAACATCTAATAGCCCACTGAATAATGAATTGGTTGGTGTGCGAGCTCATCAATCAAAAAGTGGCAGTGCTAGTGTTACTGAAGACaaattaggtgctatgttgaacaGAAATTTTAAAGGAAATCAACATATTGTACCTTCTCAAGATGATACTGTACAAAACCCACTTGTCTTGGCTTCTGGGGATGCTAGTGCAGTTGGAGAAAGGGACCCAGGTTCTTCAGGTGATCTAAAGCCTCCATCTTGTGTAGTTTCTGCGTTGCCTGGAAATGAATCTTGTCCTGGTCTGTCAAATGGGTTTGGCAACATAAAATTAGACAGGAGAGGTGTACCAGATGAAGGCCAAAATAACAGCACTTCATTAGGTGTAAAGAATTTTGATTCAGTGTCCTCCTGCGTACCCACTAGTTTTGCTGGAGATGTAAATAATGAGAGTAGTATTTGTACAAGTAGAAGCAAAGCTGATGCAAATGGAAGTACTATGGAACAAACACCAGAATTTGAGAAGAAACTAAATTCAATTGGTTGTGAAGTTGTGAAAGAAAGGAGCAAGACCAACACTGGTGAAAGTGGTGCTACTATTAACAATGAACGTGCTTCTGGTTATTTTAACCGATTTGATGGTGATAATATGGTCAAAAGTGAGGAGGACATTCATATTGTAAGTTCCTGCATGCAAAAAAAGTTGAATGATTTTTCCAATATTAAGGGAATGCACCCCAGTAACAGTTGTTCTATTTCAAAGGATGgtaaagaagaaaatgttgtcATGAAGGATCATTCCAATCCTATCAGGGGAGAAACCTGTGAAAGACTTCAAGTTCCTTCCGATTTATTCACTTCTGCCACTCCTCGAACTGCTCTGACTGAAAATGTTACTACTGCTGCATCTGACTGTCAGCCTTCTTGTAAACAACCCTTGAAGTTAGCAGATAAGGCTCATGAAGATTCTATTTTAGAAGAGGCTCACATTATAGAg GTCAAGCGCAAGAGGATttccgagctatctattcgcaCGTTACCCTCACAGATCCACCACAAATCTCACTGGGATTTTGTTCTTGAGGAAATGGCTTGGTTGGCAAATGATTTTGCACAG GAGCGTCTTTGGAAGATAGCAGCTGCTGCACAATTGAGTCATCAGGCATCTAGTGCTTCTCGGTTAAGATTTGAGAAACAAAGCAAACATGTGGGGATGAAAATTTTGTCTCACAGCATAGCAAAGGCTGTCATGCAGTTTTGGCATTCAGTGGAGCTTCTTCTAGTTCGTGACAATAACTGCATTGGTAGTTCAAATGAATCTGGGCAAGTAGATTCGAATGAAGCTTCTGGGGACAAGACCAGAAGTTCCGACATGTTACAG GAGTCAAGCAAACTCTTAGAGGGACAGAATCCCAAAAAACGGGCGGCACTTAAAGTGCATGCATATGCTTTGAGGTTTTTAAAGGACAGTAGATCTCATGGAATTTCCTCTCAAGCAGAAGCACCGGCAACACCTGATAAGATATCTGACTCGGGCATTGTTGACATGTCATGGGAGGATCATCTTTCCGAT GAAAGTCTGTTCTATACAGTTCCTCCTACTGCCATGGAAACATACAGAAAATCTATTGAATCTCATTTCACACAGTGTGAG AAATCTTTTAGTAGCATTCAAGAGGAAGTTGAAACATCTATGTATGATACTGCAGCAG AGCATGGATATGAAGAGCTTGTGTACGATGAGGATGAAGGAGAAACCAGCACTTATTATTTGCCTGGTGTCTATGAGGGTAGCAGATTGTCAAAATCTGGACAGAAGAAACACAAAAACAGGATAAAGTCTTACACTCATAGATCCAATGAAGTTGGAACTGATTTGCCTTATTTACACTATCAAACTGGAACTCAACCGTCCTCTCTATTTGGGAAAAGGCCTGCTAGTTTAAATGTTGGGACAATACCAACAAAACGCATGCGTACAGCTTCTAGGCAAAGAGTTGTGAGTCCTTTTGCAGTTGGCACTGGGACAATACATGCTCAAGCTAAGATAGACGCTGCTTCGAGCGGAGATACCAACTCCTTTCAGGATGACCAGAGTACGTTAAATGTTGGTTCACAACTCCAGAAAAGCATGGAGGTGGAGTCAGTTGGAGATTTTGAAAAACAGTTACCTTATGACTGTGGAGAAACATCAGTtaaaacaaagaagaagaagtccAAGAATCCG GCTACTGCTTATGATCATGGATGGCAGTTGGATTCTGTTGTTCTAAGTGATCAG GATTATCCCAAGAAGAGATTGGATAGTCATCACTTTGAATCCAATGGAAATAGTG CTGCATCACAAATGAGTAACATGTCTAATCCAAATAAATTTATTCGAATCATTAGTGGACGAGATAGGGGCAAGAAAGCTAAAGCGCTTAAG ATTTCTGCTGGGCAGACTGGTTCTGGAAGTCCTTGGTCCCTTTTTGAAGACCAG GCTCTTGTTGTCCTGGTGCATGATATGGGTCCAAACTGGGAGCTTGTGAGTGATGCTATCAACAGTACTCTACAATTCAAG TGTATCTTTCGTAAGCCAAAAGAATGCAAGGATCGTCACAAGATTTTAATGGACAAAAGTGGTGGGGATGGTGCTGATAGTGCTGATGATTCAGGGTCTTCTCAATCTTATCCATCTACGCTTCCTGGAATTCCAAAG GGTAGTGCCAGACAGTTGTTTCAACGCTTGCAAGGGCCACTGGAGGAGGAAACCCTGAGGTCTCATTTTGATAAAATCATCAAGATTGGACTGAAGAACGGTTACCACAGGAATCAG AATGATAACCAGGATTTGAAACAATTGACACCTGTTCATAATTCGCATGTGATTGCTCTTTCCCAAGTCTGCCCAAACAACTTGAACGGAGGTGTTTTGAC GCCACTTGATCTTTGTGATACCAATGCAACAAGCTCAGATGTCCTATCTCTTGGGTATCAAGGCTCTCATGCTGGTAGTTTGGCGTTATCAAATCATGGTTCTGTACCATCAGTGCTTCCTTCATCTGGGCTAAATTCTTCAAACCCGCCACCTTCTGGTATGGGTCTTGGCAATAACTTGTCAACACAATCTGGTCCAATGGCAGCATCTGTCAG GGATAGTAGATATGGAGTTCCCAGAACTGTACCATTATCAGTTGATGAACAGCAAAGATTACAACAATATAATCAAATGATATCCAACAGAAACATGCAGCAGTCTAGCATGCCCGTTCCTGGATCTCTTTCAGGAAGTGATCGGGGTGTTCGAATGCTGCCTGCTGGAAATGGTATGGGCTTGATGGGTGGGATCAACAGAAGCATAGCCATGCCAAGGCCAGGGTTCCAAGGAATTGCGTCATCATCTATGATCAGTTCTGGAAGCATGCTTTCTTCTAGTATGGTGGGGATGCCAAGCCCTGTAAATATCCACTCTGGAGTTGGTGCTGGACAAGGAAACTCAACGTTGAGACCTCGTGATACTGCACATATGATGAGG GTCACTCAAGGGAACAGCCAAGGCATTCCTGCTTTTAGTGGGATGAGTTCTGCCTTTAATAGTCAGACAACTCCACCGCCTGTTCAGCCTTATCCAGGACATGGCCAACAACCGCATCAACAGTCCCATATTAGCAATCACCACCCTCATCTTCAAGGCCCGAATCATGCTACAAATTCCCAACAAGCTTATGCAATCCGATTGGCTAAGGAAAGGCAAttgcagcagcaacaacaaagaTATCTGCAGCaccagcagcaacagcaacagcttGCCGCATCAAATGCATTGATGCCACAGGTTCAGGCGCAGACCCAACTTCCCATATCATCACCTCAGCAAAATAGTTCTCAGGCACAACCGCAAAATTCATCTCAGCAAGTATCCCTTTCCCCTGCAACACCATCATCTCCTTTGACTCCCATGTCATCTCAACACCAACAGCAGAAACATCACCTGCCGCAACCTGGGTTCAGCAGGAATCCTGGTTCTAGTGCGCTTACTAGTCAAGCAGTTAAGCAAAGGCCACGACAACCACAACAACGGCAGTATCAGCAGCCTGCCAGGCAGCATCCACAGCATGCACAATCTCAACATCAAGCTAAACTTCTCAAGGGGATAGGAAGGGGTAACATGTCAATACATCAAAACAGCTCTGCGGATCCTTCTCCTCTAAATGgaatatctgtagctccaggaAGCCAAACTGTTGAGAAAGGGGACCAAATCATGCAGATGATGCAAGGTCAAAACTATTCTGGTTCGGGTTTAAATCCAAATCAACCATCAAAGCCTTTGGGTCCTGCTCATTCTTCCAATCATTCCCAGTTGCAGCAGAAGCATCATTCTGTTCCCACAAGCACTTCGTCGAAGCAGCTTCAGCCGGTGGTATCAACCCCTGAAAGTAACAATCAATTACAGGTTTCATCAGTTACTTCAGGTCATAAAGCATCACCTCCACAGCCAGCTGTTGCTTCTAGCCATCGTCAACTTCAGCTACAATACCAGCAGCAGCCAAAGGAAATTAATCAGAGTAAAACAAATGTTCAGAGAATGTTGCAGCAAAACTGTCAGGGGCATTCTGAGTCGTCAAGCATGTCTCAGTCTGATTCACCAAAAGCTGATCAGAAGCCTGGAAACAGTTCTTGTCAAGTCGGTACGAGCACTGCAGTGTCTCGGGGTTGTGTGGATTCGGCTAGTAAGTTGACAGTGGTTTCTACTGTATCTTCTCAGTGGAAAACATCAGAACCACCATTTGATTCTCGTATGCCCAATCAAGTTACACAAGTGAGCTCACCTATTGGAAGTTCTTCTGGAAATGAGCCCCCAACTATTGGTCAGGGGCTGAGCCCACGACAACCATCATCTAGCTCTTCTTCTCATGCACATAATTCTGGGCTACAGTGGCCGCAGAAACCGCTGCCTCTTCAAAGACAGTCTTCATCACAACCAATCATATCTCATTCCCAACCACCAGAACATCAGCAACAGGAACAGGAGCAGCATTCTCCCGAAGATGCGGCTTTGCAACATCAACCTCAGCAACAAGTACAACATCTGCAACCTGGGAAGAGCAGTTTACTTATCCATCCACCTAATTCTGAAGTGGAATGA